The following coding sequences lie in one bacterium genomic window:
- a CDS encoding isocitrate/isopropylmalate dehydrogenase family protein, which produces MSKYKIAWLPGDGVGSEVMEATRICLDALEFDATYVHGDIGWEFWCKEGDAFPRRTVDLLGDCDAALFGAITSKPVKDAERELIPELQGKGLVYRSPIVRMRQSFDLYTCLRPCKAYPGNPLNYAEGIDLVVFRENTEDLYAGVEFSPVPDELVEVLSRLSKPFSHFASLPGSDYAITCKINSKKGCERIIRAAFEYAKKFGYPKVTVIHKANVVRATEGMFLEIGKRVAKDYPGIQMDDANIDAICMWLLKNPKNYGVLVATNMFGDIVSDLAAQMVGGLGFGCSGNIGEKLAVFEPSHGSAPKYAGQNKVNPIATILAGKMMLDWLGETDKGARLGQAVARIIAEGDVRTYDMGGGATTLEMGEAIARKV; this is translated from the coding sequence ATGAGCAAGTACAAGATCGCCTGGTTGCCCGGTGACGGCGTCGGCAGCGAGGTCATGGAGGCGACCAGGATCTGCCTCGACGCTCTCGAGTTCGACGCCACCTACGTGCACGGCGACATCGGGTGGGAGTTCTGGTGCAAGGAGGGCGACGCCTTCCCCCGGCGCACCGTCGATCTGCTGGGCGACTGCGACGCGGCCCTGTTCGGCGCCATCACCTCCAAGCCCGTGAAGGACGCGGAGCGCGAGCTCATTCCCGAACTGCAGGGCAAGGGCCTGGTCTACCGCAGTCCCATCGTCCGCATGCGGCAGTCGTTCGACCTCTACACCTGCCTGCGGCCCTGCAAGGCCTACCCGGGCAACCCGCTCAACTACGCGGAAGGCATCGACCTGGTGGTCTTCCGGGAGAACACGGAAGATCTCTATGCCGGCGTCGAGTTCAGCCCGGTCCCCGACGAGCTCGTCGAGGTCCTGAGCCGGCTCAGCAAGCCATTCTCCCATTTCGCCTCGTTGCCGGGCAGCGACTACGCCATCACCTGCAAGATCAACTCGAAGAAGGGCTGCGAACGGATCATCCGCGCCGCCTTCGAATACGCCAAGAAGTTCGGCTACCCCAAGGTCACCGTGATCCACAAGGCGAACGTGGTGCGCGCGACCGAAGGCATGTTCCTGGAGATCGGGAAGCGCGTCGCCAAGGACTACCCGGGGATCCAGATGGACGACGCGAACATCGACGCCATCTGCATGTGGCTGCTCAAGAACCCCAAGAACTACGGCGTGCTCGTCGCCACCAACATGTTCGGCGACATCGTCAGCGACCTCGCCGCGCAGATGGTGGGCGGCCTCGGCTTCGGCTGCTCCGGCAACATCGGCGAGAAGCTCGCCGTGTTCGAGCCGAGCCACGGCAGCGCGCCCAAGTACGCCGGCCAGAACAAGGTGAACCCCATCGCCACCATCCTCGCCGGCAAGATGATGCTGGACTGGCTGGGCGAGACCGACAAGGGCGCCCGGCTCGGGCAGGCGGTCGCCCGGATCATCGCCGAAGGCGACGTGCGCACCTACGACATGGGCGGCGGCGCCACGACCCTGGAGATGGGCGAGGCGATCGCCAGGAAGGTGTAG
- a CDS encoding hydroxymethylglutaryl-CoA lyase, with amino-acid sequence MAEIIIHEVGPRDGLQAEKQVVPTDQKLAWIRSLIAAGLDIVQVGSFVHPEKVPQMADTDELFRALDARSRGGTLLSGLVLNEKGLERGLACGVDLFCLGVSASETHSLKNTGMGSGEAQRRIVAAAAEAVAAGKKVQVSVQSAFGCGFEGPIPEERVLDIVRAYLEAGLTNISLADTAGHAHPGQVRRLFGRILNLAPEIRCTCHFHDTYGLGMANIYAASESGVTSFETSFAGLGGCPFTKVAAGNVATEDLVHALRRGGLRTEIGLEGIVAVAREVAAHFGREMPGRVHKTGPLPY; translated from the coding sequence ATGGCCGAGATCATCATCCACGAGGTCGGCCCCCGGGACGGCCTGCAGGCCGAGAAGCAGGTGGTCCCGACCGACCAGAAGCTCGCGTGGATCCGGTCGCTCATCGCCGCGGGCCTGGACATCGTCCAGGTGGGCTCGTTCGTGCACCCGGAGAAGGTGCCGCAGATGGCCGACACGGACGAGCTCTTCCGCGCGCTCGACGCCCGGTCGCGGGGCGGGACGCTCCTCTCGGGCCTCGTGCTCAACGAGAAGGGTCTCGAACGCGGTCTCGCGTGCGGCGTCGACCTGTTCTGCCTCGGCGTCTCGGCCTCCGAGACCCACAGCCTGAAGAACACCGGCATGGGCTCCGGAGAGGCGCAGCGCCGCATCGTCGCCGCGGCCGCCGAGGCGGTCGCGGCCGGCAAGAAGGTCCAGGTTTCGGTGCAGAGCGCCTTCGGTTGCGGCTTCGAGGGCCCGATCCCGGAGGAGCGGGTCCTCGACATCGTGCGCGCCTACCTCGAGGCCGGCCTCACGAACATCAGCCTCGCCGACACCGCCGGCCACGCGCACCCGGGGCAGGTGCGACGGTTGTTCGGCAGGATCCTGAACCTCGCGCCGGAGATCCGCTGCACGTGCCACTTCCACGACACCTACGGCCTCGGCATGGCCAACATCTACGCCGCGTCGGAGTCGGGGGTCACCAGCTTCGAGACCTCGTTCGCCGGTCTGGGCGGCTGCCCGTTCACCAAGGTCGCGGCCGGCAACGTGGCCACCGAGGATCTGGTCCACGCCCTCCGGCGCGGCGGCCTGCGTACGGAGATCGGTCTCGAAGGGATCGTCGCCGTGGCCCGCGAGGTCGCGGCGCATTTCGGGCGTGAGATGCCGGGTCGGGTCCACAAGACCGGCCCGTTACCCTACTAG